Part of the Diceros bicornis minor isolate mBicDic1 chromosome 2, mDicBic1.mat.cur, whole genome shotgun sequence genome is shown below.
CGGAGTCTATGTCCAGTGCGGTATTTGGTAACTGCAGCATTTGTGAGAGCGCAAGCTCTACAATCCTTATAAATTTCCTCAGCTGCCTTTctcaaatctggtacctggtacggggaggcctcaataattttaattagtttctgagggctcaagtgggttagccggtgtagatgtgatagatattctcgcccttctACAACAGAAAGgaccttttcttctttagtcaattcCTCCCTAGAGGCGGTTTTGTTGGTTTTAGTTCCCTGGAGGGTCAGAACCATgggtcctagtgccgcccgcttggcttcTAGATCCGCCAAGCGGTTCCCTcgagctatggggtcggtgcctttctgatgtCCCGGGCAATGGATGATTGCCACCTTTTTGGGCAAGTGTATAGCCTCTAGGAGGCCCAAaatctcctctttatttttgatatcttttccGGCTGAGGTAAGCAGCCCCCTTTGTTTATAAATAGCCCCATGGACATGGGCAGTAGCAAATGCATACCTGCtgtctgtatatatatttacagtctTGTTTTCAGCTAGccttaacgcctgtgtcagggcgataagctcagccttCTGTGCGgaagtcccttccggcaagctgctcgcccacagagtctttttcccgtctaccacagcagccCCAGCCATTCTCTTACCTTCTGCCAAAAAGCTGCTGCCATCGGTATACCAATTAGGGGCTCCAGCCCACGGCTCATCCGGCAGATCGGGTCGGATCCCCGTTTCCGATGCCAAGATGTCGCCGCATTGGTGAACCGGCACTCTGTCGTCGGCTTCGGGCAGCAGCGTGGCTGGGTTTAGGATAgccggtggggcgaaggtaattctTTCAGTTAGGAGCAGgctttggtagtgagtcatccgggcgttagtcatccatcaGTCTGGCGGTTGTCTGATAATGCTCGCTAAAGCATGGGGGGCTACTatggttatctgttggcccagggTCAACTTGTCTGCATCCcttaccagctgggcagtggcggcaatTGCCCTCAAGCAGGAGGGCCACCCTCTGGCTACCGGATCCAATTTCTTTGATAGgtatgcgactgggcgcttccagggcccaagggcttgagtcaGGACTCCCCTGgctattccctttctttcatctacatacaaggtgaagggTTTAGTCAAATCAGGTAGGGCTaacgcgggtgcctctaataGTGCCCGCTTTAGAGTCTCGAAAGCCctctggtgctctagagtccagacaaagttcccatTCTCCTTAGTTAACGGGTACAGCGGggcagccagggtagcaaacccagGGATCCATAATCGGCAGAAGCCTGCTGTCCCCAGGAACtcccttacctggcgagcggaggttggggccggaatctgagtcacagtctttttccgtgCGTCAGTTAGCCACCTTTGGCCGCCCTTTAATGTGTAGCCTAAGTAGACTACTTTTTTCTGACACAACTGTGCCTTCCTTTTTGACGCccggtaccccaactcacccaGCTCAGCCAGGAGGCGCTTGGTCCCTTCTTCACAATCTTCCGGAGTTTCTGCTGCTAATAGAAGGTCATCCACgtactgtaaaagagtcacttgagggtttttaatcCTAAAATCAGCCAAGTCCCTGTGGAGGGCTTCATCAAACAGGGTAGGGGAGTTCTTAAACCCCTGGggcagtcttgtccaagtcaATTGCCCAACAATTCCCACCtcagggtcgcgccactcgaaagcaaaaagCAATTGGCTTTTCGGGTGAAACCGCAggcagaagaatgcatctttcaggtccaagACAGTGtaccatttccgtgatggggggagggagctgagtaggttatatgggtttggcacagtagggtgtaagtcctgcactctcttgttcacttccctcaaatcctggactggcctataatcagcagttccaggctttttttacaggcaggagaggggtgttccaaggagaccggcaaggaaccaggcattcccttgcccagtgtcctctctccttacaataggcacattggtccttgtcttagggctgtcgtctgcgcgagcctggtcgtggggcgttgcccaggttccctgactgtctgtgatctggccctgtcgcTTTTATTACTGCGGCCAGTATTTTAGTTAGTTTTTTTTCTCGTCTCCTGTCTCTTCTGTCTTCCCTCTcctcagcctcccttctctctctctctcgcttttcctcttcactctcccttttatgatacaccttttcagcctcctttattACGTCCCGCAGGTCGTAGTCTTGCAGCCcctctagcctttgtaatctcctcTTTATATCTGGGGCtgactgtccaataaaggccataatgacagaggccttctGCCCTTCCGAGGACGGATCAAAGGGCGTgtacctgcggtaagcctccatcaatcgttctagaAAAACGGAGGGGGGTTCGGTGGGTCCTTGCTgaatctctcttaccttagccaaattggtgggccgccttgcggctccccggagacccgccactagagcccggcgataaacggacagcgcctccctaccttcagccgtgttatagtcccagTTGGGtcggttgtgcggaaacccttcttccgcctcagctatcgttgccggctgcccgttggtgcctcggatattctttcttgcttcctgtgtgattctttctctctcctccgtggtgaagagtgcctgtaagagctgttgacagtcatcccaagtgggctgatgggaaaacattagggactctatcagggcggttaatccggcggggttttctgaaaagggggaatggttatttttccagttatacaggtctgaggaagagaaaggccagtactggaggggtgacagctggttgggccccgcaggagctccatactctcttagcgggagcgccaccgtggtatcaggcccgtccggagtggctccgcggcggcttcgggttccagcggagggacccgagccagtcgccctccgtcctgattgcg
Proteins encoded:
- the LOC131421133 gene encoding uncharacterized protein LOC131421133; this translates as AGLTALIESLMFSHQPTWDDCQQLLQALFTTEERERITQEARKNIRGTNGQPATIAEAEEGFPHNRPNWDYNTAEGREALSVYRRALVAGLRGAARRPTNLAKVREIQQGPTEPPSVFLERLMEAYRRYTPFDPSSEGQKASVIMAFIGQSAPDIKRRLQRLEGLQDYDLRDVIKEAEKVYHKRESEEEKRERERREAEEREDRRDRRREKKLTKILAAVIKATGPDHRQSGNLGNAPRPGSRRLKTLK